In Nocardioides nitrophenolicus, the genomic window TGGTCGGGTCGAACTCCTGCGACTGCGCCTCGAGCAGGCCCTCGAGCACCGTGTCCGGCGTCGGGTTGTGGGTCGCGTTGGACCGCTTGGATCCGTACGACGCGTAGAGGACGCCGGGCTCGGCGGTGGACTGCTGGCCCTGCTCGAAGGTCCACTTGTCACCGCGCGCGAGGCGCAGCGACTCGTACTCGGTCTGCGAGACGGCGTTGATGTTCAGCTCGATGCCGGCCTTCTTCCACTGCGACTGCAGCAGCTCGAGGACCGACTGCGAGACCTGGTAGTAGGGCGCGACCCACGACTCGAAGTGCAGCCGCTGGCCGTCCTTCTCGCGGATCCCGTCCTTGCCCTCGACCCAGCCGGCCTCCTCGAGGAGCTGCTTGGCCTTGTCGAGGTCGTAGCCGAGGTACTTGCTGGAGTCGCCGCGCAGCGGCGTGCCCTGGGTGAGCGCGCTGGTCGGGATCGGGTACGACGGCGAGAGCACCGTCTCGTTGATCTCCTCGCGGTCGGTGGCCGCGATCAGCGCCAGGCGGACGTTCTTGTCCTGGGTCGGCGCCTTGGCGTCGAGCTGGATGGTGAGGTCGTTGGTCTCGCCCTGGACGGGGAAGGCCTCGACGACGCCGCCCTGCGCGGTGACCGTCTCCTCGTCGTACGGCGCGATGTTGCGCGCGACCTGCGCCTCGCCGCTGGCGAGCGCGCCGACCCGGGTGCCGGCCTCGGGGACCACCTTGAAGACGATCTTCTCGAGATAGGCCTTGCCCTCGTGGTCGGAGCCCTCCGGCGCCCAGTCGTAGTCGTCGCGGCGGACCAGGGTGACGCCGGTGGTGCCGTCGACGGAGTCGACGGTGAACGGGCCGGTGCCGACCCAGTTCTCGAGCTTGCCCTGGCCCTGGAAGTCGAGGGCGAGGTAGGGCTTGCCGAGGATCGAGGCCGCGCGGTAGTTGGAGAACACCTGCAGCTGCGCGGCGTTGGGCTCGGAGAACTTGACGACCACCGTGTGCGGGTCGGGTACGTCGGTGCCGACGTAGTTGGCCCACCAGGGGTCGACCGGGATGCCCTTGGCGGCGTCGCCCTTGCCGTGCTGGTCGAAGTTGAGCGCGACGGTCTCGCCGTCGAGCGGGTCGCCGTTGGAGAAGGTGACGTCGGAGCGCAGGTGGAAGGTGTAGCTCAGGTGGTCGTCGCTGACCTCCCAGGACTCCGCGAGCCAGGGCTTGAACTCACCGGTCTCGGGGTCCTGCCAGATCAGCCGCTCGGCGAGGGTCGGCGTGACCTGGGTGTTGGACCACAGCGAGTTGGTGGGATTCCAGGCGGCGTACTGCACCGGGTCGTAGACGGTCAGCGTCCCGCCGTAGACGGGTTCGCCGGCATCGCCGCCGTTGCCGGAGGTCGAGCCGCCACCGCACGCGGCCAGCAACAGCGAGGCGGTGGTGGCGAGGGCTGCTGACGTCAGCAGGAGACGGGAACGCAGTGGGCGCATGGGAAGGGGATGTCCTGTCTTTTCGGGGGTGGTCGGTCGGTCCGAGCACAACCTCATGTAAGTCCAGTGATCTTATCGAGATACAAAGGATAAGGTCGGGTCGAATCTCGGATCGCGGTCAACGGATCCGCATGGCGGACAGGCAGGCAGCGCCTGCAGGGACGGAAGGAATAACGCGGTGGCGGAGCTGGACTGGCGGCGTCTGGTCACGGCGTTCGCGCTGACCAGCGCGGTCACCTACGGCGCGATGATCAACGCCTTCCCGGTGCTGATCATCCCGATGGCCGCCGACCTCGGCGTCTCGCGCACCGCCGTCACCGGCGCCGCGACCATCTCGGTCCTGGTGGGCGCGGTGGTCGCGCTCCCGATCGGCCGCCTCCTCGACGCCTGGGGCGGGCGGCTGGTGATGACCACCGGCTCGGTCGTCGGCGCGCTCAGCGTCGTCGCCTGGTCCCAGGCCGA contains:
- a CDS encoding ABC transporter substrate-binding protein; the protein is MRPLRSRLLLTSAALATTASLLLAACGGGSTSGNGGDAGEPVYGGTLTVYDPVQYAAWNPTNSLWSNTQVTPTLAERLIWQDPETGEFKPWLAESWEVSDDHLSYTFHLRSDVTFSNGDPLDGETVALNFDQHGKGDAAKGIPVDPWWANYVGTDVPDPHTVVVKFSEPNAAQLQVFSNYRAASILGKPYLALDFQGQGKLENWVGTGPFTVDSVDGTTGVTLVRRDDYDWAPEGSDHEGKAYLEKIVFKVVPEAGTRVGALASGEAQVARNIAPYDEETVTAQGGVVEAFPVQGETNDLTIQLDAKAPTQDKNVRLALIAATDREEINETVLSPSYPIPTSALTQGTPLRGDSSKYLGYDLDKAKQLLEEAGWVEGKDGIREKDGQRLHFESWVAPYYQVSQSVLELLQSQWKKAGIELNINAVSQTEYESLRLARGDKWTFEQGQQSTAEPGVLYASYGSKRSNATHNPTPDTVLEGLLEAQSQEFDPTKRAAIIQQIEDRIFSEGYSDPLYDETQVFGLAPSVQGFKTESTARSWWYDTWLSE